A stretch of Chitinophaga caeni DNA encodes these proteins:
- a CDS encoding M57 family metalloprotease, with protein sequence MTKQITLAVGFTILLASALVVSCQKDTQVETPTTASSDISSEVLAKIKDRGFSTDKAQKVDGGYVVEGDIFLNDAYLQSEVTSPTLRIAEVEQYRTWNLVSSLPREITVKVSGLGTAYVQGADLAITRYNNLGLSITFRRVTSGSADITIQGFYQGPSGGYITLGSAGFPSGGDPYPQILMNTHPYAYGSNPNVNYVGSVIQHEIGHTIGFRHTDYMNRSYSCGSGGNEGSAGVGAVHINSTPTGPDAGSWMLACSSGGNATFNANDIIALNYLY encoded by the coding sequence ATGACCAAACAAATCACACTAGCCGTTGGCTTTACTATCTTGTTGGCATCAGCTTTAGTGGTTTCTTGTCAAAAAGATACCCAAGTAGAAACCCCAACTACAGCTAGTTCAGACATTTCATCGGAAGTCCTCGCTAAAATTAAAGACCGGGGATTCAGCACAGATAAAGCCCAGAAAGTTGATGGGGGCTATGTTGTAGAAGGAGACATTTTTTTAAATGATGCGTACCTACAATCGGAAGTCACATCGCCTACTTTAAGAATTGCTGAAGTAGAGCAATACCGCACCTGGAATTTAGTTTCCAGCTTACCCCGCGAAATTACGGTTAAAGTAAGCGGTTTAGGCACTGCTTATGTGCAGGGCGCGGATTTGGCGATTACCCGTTACAACAACCTGGGATTATCTATTACGTTCAGGCGCGTTACCAGCGGATCTGCTGATATCACCATCCAAGGATTTTACCAGGGTCCCAGCGGTGGATATATCACCTTGGGTTCTGCCGGTTTCCCATCCGGGGGGGATCCTTATCCTCAAATCCTGATGAACACGCATCCTTACGCGTACGGTTCAAACCCGAACGTGAATTACGTGGGTTCCGTGATCCAGCATGAAATTGGTCATACGATCGGTTTCCGTCATACGGATTACATGAACCGTTCTTATAGTTGCGGTTCCGGTGGCAACGAAGGTTCTGCCGGCGTTGGAGCAGTGCATATCAACAGTACACCGACAGGTCCGGATGCAGGATCATGGATGTTGGCTTGTTCCAGCGGTGGTAATGCTACGTTCAATGCAAATGATATCATTGCTTTGAATTACTTGTATTAA
- a CDS encoding short chain dehydrogenase — protein MKILIVGGCGTIGKKIVDALQPKHQVITAGRNSGDIHVDITDPKSIQKMFEDIKQVDACVCTAGTGFYGDYNTMTADDFMPGIQGKMLGQINLVLTGKKYISREGSFTLTSGIAAEHPAKNGAVVATINGAINSFVLASAQELKNDLRINAVSPGLVEDSFERYGNLFPGFNLAPMRKVVNAYILSIEGAVNGEILKVYS, from the coding sequence ATGAAAATTTTAATTGTAGGTGGTTGCGGAACCATAGGAAAAAAGATAGTTGATGCGCTACAGCCGAAGCATCAAGTTATTACGGCCGGAAGAAACAGCGGCGATATCCATGTTGATATTACCGATCCTAAGTCCATCCAAAAAATGTTTGAAGACATCAAACAAGTTGATGCCTGCGTATGTACGGCAGGAACCGGATTTTACGGCGATTATAACACGATGACAGCGGATGACTTTATGCCGGGCATACAGGGCAAAATGCTGGGGCAGATCAACCTTGTATTAACCGGTAAAAAGTATATATCCCGAGAAGGATCATTTACACTAACATCGGGCATCGCGGCAGAACACCCGGCAAAAAACGGCGCCGTCGTCGCAACCATAAATGGCGCTATCAATAGTTTTGTTTTGGCCTCCGCGCAAGAATTAAAAAATGACTTAAGGATTAATGCCGTTAGCCCGGGGCTTGTTGAAGACAGTTTCGAAAGGTATGGCAATTTATTTCCCGGCTTTAATCTTGCCCCGATGAGGAAGGTTGTTAATGCCTATATCTTAAGCATTGAAGGAGCTGTCAACGGTGAAATATTGAAAGTATATTCATAA
- the lolA gene encoding outer membrane lipoprotein chaperone LolA — protein sequence MKKTVILGTLLLGLSFMSVAQSTANSIGKSDPKAKAILDGVSKKLQSLKSLVANFVLKIEGGSGNNVMDSQKGTVYVKGSKYKVTMADREIICDNKTSWTYSKDVNEVTVNTIDQNGQSMTPAKLFTNFYDKDYLYRLLGETTEKGKVLQQIELTPVDKSKNVFKAMVDVDKKAQTIVRMKIFEKNGNRFTYEITDLKPNGAVSESLFTFDAKKYPGVEVVDLR from the coding sequence ATGAAGAAAACGGTCATACTAGGGACTTTGCTGTTAGGATTATCATTTATGAGTGTTGCGCAAAGCACGGCAAATTCTATAGGTAAAAGCGACCCGAAAGCTAAAGCTATCCTCGATGGCGTTAGTAAAAAATTACAATCCCTGAAATCATTGGTGGCCAACTTTGTATTAAAAATTGAAGGTGGAAGCGGAAATAACGTGATGGATTCCCAAAAAGGTACCGTGTACGTTAAAGGTTCAAAGTATAAAGTTACGATGGCCGACCGAGAAATTATATGTGATAATAAAACTTCTTGGACATATTCCAAGGATGTTAACGAGGTGACTGTCAATACGATAGATCAAAATGGTCAATCCATGACGCCGGCCAAATTGTTTACTAATTTTTATGATAAAGATTATTTGTACCGCTTGTTAGGTGAGACAACCGAGAAAGGCAAAGTTTTGCAACAGATCGAGTTGACGCCGGTGGATAAATCCAAAAACGTGTTTAAAGCGATGGTGGATGTAGACAAAAAGGCACAAACAATCGTTAGAATGAAAATTTTCGAGAAAAACGGTAACCGTTTTACTTACGAGATCACCGATTTGAAACCGAATGGAGCGGTCAGTGAAAGCCTATTTACTTTCGATGCCAAGAAATATCCCGGCGTAGAAGTGGTGGACTTGCGCTAA
- a CDS encoding S46 family peptidase, with product MLRFVKGLLFASCLLLQQAASATEGMWLPQLLGQLNEKEMKAMGMKISAADIYNVNRGSLKDAIVSFGGFCTGEVISSQGLLLTNHHCGYRSIQQHSSVGSNYLADGFWAMNRQQELPNPGLTATFIVRIEDITKQALAGVQNGMDEKDRAALINKNIEALKPSIKKEAYQDVLVKPMFEGNQYFLFVTQTYKDIRLVGAPPSSIGKFGADTDNWMWPRHTGDFSLFRIYAGKDGLPAEYAADNVPLSPKHFLPISIDGIEKNDFTMVFGFPGRTNEYLPSEGMRLIVEGQDPARVSMRDAALKIIDGFMREDEQIKIQYAAKYASTANGWKKWIGEMQGVERTKGLDRKVAYETEYTKRLNNNNALKQLYAGVLDSLNALYIKAGPYVVAQDYYNELTRNIELFSFSNRLLNMLNKVKKDGPDSYTEHKELLLKTMKGIFQDYSMKVDQQVAVALLDLYFSTVKSRYIGGEAYQIWMENNKDGKMTANKIFALTALSSYEKFEAFLDQPYEKIQNLVYQDPATRFMMALRNGFVENVYNVNKDIQDEIDQLQRVYMKAQMEVMNERRFYPDANSTMRITYGKVDGYSPRDAVQYNISTTLEGVMEKYKPGDYEFDVPGKLRDLYRDKDYGPYKRSDGKMPVCFIASNHTTGGNSGSPALDAYGNLVGLNFDRTWEGTMSDINYDAKICRNIMVDIRYVLFIIDKYAGAKHLVDEMKLVHPKAKVRPMMERKRA from the coding sequence ATGCTACGATTTGTAAAAGGCTTACTTTTCGCGTCTTGCTTACTATTACAACAAGCTGCTTCCGCTACGGAAGGAATGTGGTTGCCGCAACTCTTGGGGCAACTGAACGAAAAGGAAATGAAAGCTATGGGAATGAAAATCTCCGCGGCAGATATTTATAACGTTAATAGGGGGAGCCTAAAAGATGCTATCGTTAGCTTCGGCGGTTTTTGTACCGGGGAAGTCATTTCATCGCAAGGCTTATTATTAACAAACCATCATTGCGGGTACAGGTCTATCCAGCAACATTCTTCCGTGGGAAGTAATTACCTGGCAGATGGTTTCTGGGCTATGAACAGGCAACAGGAATTGCCGAACCCGGGCTTGACTGCTACTTTCATCGTGCGTATTGAAGATATTACCAAGCAGGCTTTGGCGGGTGTGCAAAACGGCATGGATGAAAAGGACAGGGCCGCGCTTATTAATAAAAATATTGAAGCTTTGAAACCTTCAATCAAGAAGGAAGCATACCAGGATGTACTGGTGAAGCCGATGTTTGAAGGCAACCAGTATTTTTTGTTCGTGACACAAACTTACAAGGATATCAGGCTAGTGGGAGCGCCTCCATCTTCTATCGGGAAATTCGGTGCGGATACCGATAACTGGATGTGGCCAAGGCATACCGGCGACTTCTCCCTATTTAGAATTTATGCAGGTAAAGATGGTCTGCCTGCCGAATATGCTGCGGACAATGTACCATTAAGTCCCAAGCATTTCTTGCCTATTTCAATAGATGGAATTGAAAAAAATGATTTTACAATGGTCTTCGGTTTCCCGGGAAGAACAAACGAATATTTGCCGTCTGAAGGTATGCGATTAATCGTGGAAGGACAAGATCCCGCACGTGTCAGTATGCGCGATGCAGCCTTGAAAATTATCGATGGTTTTATGCGCGAAGATGAGCAAATCAAGATTCAATACGCAGCAAAATATGCTTCTACGGCTAACGGCTGGAAAAAATGGATCGGGGAGATGCAGGGTGTTGAAAGAACGAAAGGCTTAGATCGTAAGGTGGCTTATGAAACAGAATATACGAAGAGGTTGAACAACAATAACGCGCTGAAACAATTATATGCCGGCGTACTGGATAGTTTGAACGCTTTGTATATAAAAGCGGGTCCATACGTGGTGGCGCAGGATTATTATAACGAGTTGACCCGGAATATCGAGCTATTTTCATTCTCGAACCGGTTATTGAATATGTTGAACAAGGTGAAGAAGGATGGCCCTGATTCTTACACGGAACATAAGGAGCTGCTTTTAAAAACGATGAAGGGGATTTTCCAGGATTATTCTATGAAGGTAGATCAACAAGTGGCGGTGGCTTTACTGGATTTATATTTCAGTACTGTTAAAAGTCGCTATATCGGTGGAGAAGCGTACCAAATCTGGATGGAAAACAATAAGGATGGGAAAATGACGGCAAACAAAATATTCGCGTTGACAGCCTTATCCAGTTATGAAAAATTTGAAGCTTTTTTGGACCAGCCATATGAAAAAATACAGAACCTAGTTTACCAGGATCCTGCGACCCGCTTTATGATGGCTTTGAGAAATGGATTTGTTGAAAATGTTTATAACGTTAACAAGGATATCCAGGACGAAATCGATCAGTTACAGCGTGTTTATATGAAAGCGCAGATGGAAGTTATGAATGAGCGTCGCTTTTATCCTGATGCCAATAGTACCATGCGTATTACTTACGGTAAGGTTGATGGCTATAGTCCAAGAGATGCAGTGCAATATAATATTTCAACAACCTTGGAAGGCGTTATGGAGAAATATAAACCGGGTGATTATGAGTTTGATGTTCCAGGGAAATTGAGGGATTTATACCGGGATAAAGATTACGGTCCATATAAAAGGAGTGATGGCAAAATGCCGGTTTGCTTCATTGCTTCTAATCATACTACGGGCGGAAATTCCGGTAGTCCCGCTTTAGATGCTTACGGCAACCTGGTTGGGCTGAACTTCGATCGTACTTGGGAAGGTACGATGAGTGATATCAATTACGATGCGAAGATTTGTAGGAATATTATGGTTGATATCCGTTATGTATTATTTATCATAGATAAATATGCAGGGGCAAAGCATTTGGTAGATGAAATGAAATTGGTGCATCCTAAGGCTAAAGTTCGACCGATGATGGAGCGGAAACGTGCCTAA
- a CDS encoding nucleotidyltransferase family protein has protein sequence MDRLAAYIKDINKLCETHKVKSLYAFGSILTEKFNADSDIDLIVDFSNINVEDYADNYFDLKFSLQDLLKRPVDLLERKAIKNPYFKQAINQQMQLVYR, from the coding sequence TTGGACAGACTCGCAGCATACATAAAGGATATTAACAAGCTTTGTGAAACTCACAAGGTAAAAAGCTTGTACGCTTTCGGGTCCATTTTGACAGAAAAATTTAACGCAGACAGCGATATTGATCTAATTGTTGATTTCTCCAATATCAACGTAGAAGATTATGCGGACAATTATTTTGATCTCAAATTTTCGCTTCAAGACTTATTGAAAAGACCAGTTGATCTATTGGAAAGAAAAGCTATAAAAAACCCATATTTCAAGCAAGCTATAAACCAACAAATGCAACTCGTGTATAGATAA
- the lpdA gene encoding dihydrolipoyl dehydrogenase, translated as MAYDVIVIGSGPGGYVAAIRASQLGLKTAIVERENLGGICLNWGCIPTKALLKSAQVFEYIQHSKDYGFTVNDAQVDFDAIIKRSRGVADKMSRGVQFLMKKNKIDVLMGNGKVKAKGQVEVTDKDGKATTYDAKHIILATGARSRELPNLKIDGKGVIGYREALVLPKQPKSMIVVGSGAIGVEFAYFYNSLGTKVTIVEFMPRIVPVEDEDISKELEKIYKKKGIEIMTNSSVEAVEKSGDGVKAKVKTANGEITLEADVVLSAVGIAANIENIGLETLGVKTDKGKVLVDKFYQTNVNGIYAIGDMVPGQALAHVASKEAIVCVENIAYNEKKFAHQPEAIDYMNIPGCTYCAPEIASVGYTEKAAKEAGYEIKVGKFPFSASGKASAAGAPEGFVKVIFDAKYGEWLGTHMIGANVTEIIAETVVARKLETTYHEVLNSIHPHPTMSESVKDAIEVAYGEAIHL; from the coding sequence ATGGCATACGACGTAATCGTAATTGGTAGCGGCCCTGGTGGCTATGTAGCTGCTATCCGTGCTTCGCAACTGGGACTTAAAACAGCAATCGTAGAAAGGGAGAATTTGGGTGGTATTTGTTTGAACTGGGGCTGTATCCCAACTAAAGCATTATTGAAATCTGCCCAGGTGTTTGAATATATCCAACATTCAAAAGATTACGGTTTTACCGTGAATGATGCCCAGGTTGATTTTGATGCCATCATCAAACGTTCCCGCGGTGTTGCCGACAAGATGAGCCGTGGTGTTCAGTTCTTGATGAAGAAAAACAAGATCGATGTGCTGATGGGTAACGGTAAAGTGAAAGCCAAAGGTCAAGTAGAAGTTACTGATAAAGACGGTAAAGCAACTACTTACGATGCTAAACACATCATCTTGGCTACAGGCGCTCGTTCCCGTGAATTGCCTAATCTTAAAATCGATGGTAAAGGCGTGATCGGCTACCGTGAAGCATTGGTATTGCCAAAACAACCTAAATCCATGATCGTTGTGGGTTCTGGCGCTATCGGCGTTGAATTTGCTTACTTCTATAATAGTTTGGGTACCAAGGTTACTATCGTGGAATTTATGCCGCGTATCGTGCCTGTAGAAGATGAAGATATCTCTAAAGAACTGGAGAAAATCTACAAGAAAAAAGGTATCGAAATCATGACTAATTCCAGCGTGGAAGCTGTTGAAAAAAGTGGTGACGGCGTTAAAGCGAAAGTGAAAACTGCCAACGGTGAAATCACCTTGGAAGCAGACGTCGTGTTGAGCGCTGTAGGGATCGCTGCTAATATCGAGAATATCGGCCTGGAAACATTAGGTGTGAAAACCGATAAAGGTAAAGTCTTGGTTGATAAATTCTATCAAACAAATGTGAACGGTATCTACGCTATCGGTGATATGGTGCCGGGTCAAGCTTTGGCACACGTTGCCTCTAAAGAAGCGATTGTTTGTGTTGAAAATATCGCTTATAACGAGAAGAAATTTGCGCATCAACCTGAAGCGATCGATTATATGAACATCCCGGGTTGTACCTATTGTGCGCCTGAGATTGCTTCTGTTGGTTATACTGAAAAAGCTGCGAAAGAAGCCGGTTACGAAATTAAAGTGGGTAAATTCCCATTCTCAGCTTCCGGTAAAGCTTCTGCTGCCGGTGCTCCTGAAGGTTTCGTAAAAGTGATCTTCGATGCTAAATACGGTGAATGGTTAGGTACGCACATGATTGGTGCTAACGTTACTGAAATCATCGCTGAAACCGTAGTGGCACGTAAGCTGGAAACTACTTACCACGAGGTGTTGAACTCAATTCACCCGCACCCGACTATGAGCGAATCCGTGAAAGATGCGATCGAAGTGGCTTACGGTGAAGCGATTCACCTGTAG
- a CDS encoding HepT-like ribonuclease domain-containing protein, with protein sequence MDKIQTWLYDILNAIIEIESFIEDTERSFGRYQDDLRTRRAVERNIEIIGEALSKILKLNSNIAISNSR encoded by the coding sequence ATAGATAAAATACAAACATGGCTTTATGACATTCTCAATGCAATAATAGAAATTGAAAGTTTTATCGAGGACACGGAGAGAAGTTTTGGAAGATATCAAGATGACTTGCGGACAAGGCGTGCGGTTGAAAGAAACATTGAAATTATTGGTGAAGCTCTTAGTAAAATCCTGAAATTAAACAGTAACATTGCCATTTCCAACTCTAGGTAA
- a CDS encoding helix-turn-helix domain-containing protein has protein sequence MIYHFPPKEIDPVDSSFLVVENTFFAKHKIENKTALRNIFLTENVLIFILKGYKHLHIQNETVEVTPQEIIFLKKGIYAMAEYFEEKSEFEAILLFLKPKIVQEVTAEYNIKSSNNLSNIPFLKIKSNPVIETYKSQLGQYFIQEPLKEKNILLLKQKEILLYIFKTIPLSETIPFWDAIISTSTENITYVMDKYLFHKLSLKDYANLTNRSLSSFKRDFATIYSSSPAKWINQKRLEYSCLLLKNTQERISEISEKCGFESLSYFTRIFKKTYHMTPSEFRAES, from the coding sequence ATGATATATCATTTTCCGCCTAAGGAAATAGACCCGGTAGACAGCTCCTTCCTGGTTGTTGAAAATACTTTTTTCGCCAAACATAAAATAGAAAACAAAACGGCCCTGCGCAACATATTTCTTACGGAAAATGTGTTGATTTTTATATTGAAGGGATACAAGCATTTACATATTCAAAATGAAACAGTAGAAGTTACACCGCAAGAAATTATATTCTTAAAAAAAGGCATTTACGCCATGGCGGAATATTTTGAAGAAAAGAGTGAATTTGAAGCCATTTTACTTTTTCTAAAACCCAAAATTGTCCAAGAGGTCACCGCTGAATACAACATAAAATCTTCTAATAATCTTTCAAATATTCCCTTCTTAAAGATAAAAAGTAACCCCGTTATAGAAACATACAAAAGTCAACTGGGTCAATATTTCATTCAAGAGCCGTTGAAAGAAAAAAATATTTTACTGCTCAAACAAAAAGAGATTTTACTCTACATCTTTAAAACCATTCCACTCTCGGAAACCATTCCATTTTGGGACGCTATCATCTCCACTTCAACTGAAAACATAACATACGTAATGGATAAATACTTATTCCATAAACTATCCCTTAAAGACTATGCAAACCTTACTAACAGGAGCTTATCATCTTTTAAAAGGGATTTCGCCACGATATATAGTTCTTCACCTGCAAAATGGATTAACCAAAAGCGTTTAGAATATTCATGCTTACTTTTAAAAAATACACAGGAGAGAATTTCAGAGATATCTGAAAAATGCGGCTTTGAAAGCCTTTCCTATTTCACTAGGATTTTTAAAAAAACCTATCATATGACGCCCTCCGAATTTAGAGCTGAAAGTTAA
- a CDS encoding S8 family serine peptidase — protein sequence MKNIVVSHLLLILGFLFHSNHCIGQLQAIHQSKDSLLQLYGADTTGKNWAKGTIENLLIKFKEIPPAGQQFPFHVLKRISPVHFIINGNFDNSWQQKILYAVPANSMWKASPALLNALHKSTPGQSLKLTIVFNNNLENLDSNWMGNVQTIHWHTTAPYGIFIVKVKDIPGILSENSIKFCDIARAPQIEGPIKEKDFGLNNIESAQSAFPNFANPRSTISIKENMFDTTDIDLLYKQVANSRASKIFSLHATDMAVIMSGIGNSGYHGKGISPGANLLPSNFEVLLPDDDAFFLHWHCLLQNHSYGVGIENYYGAEALAYDQQVNRIDSLVHIFSSGNSGTTTPDAGLYKGIHGFANLTGTFKQAKNVITVGATDLDGQVSTLSSRGPGFDGRIQPFIVAYGPGGTSEAAAMVSGSVNILQNAYRYLFQESPSIALIKALLMNTADTPLNNPLSYQSGYGSLNTRRALNSLLEQHFIKASLNPGGNFQNTIPVPPGTAILKVSIAWNDPAANIDTDLSLINDLDLQLVDPAGKVYHPWVLSYFPSKDSLAASSRRGIDHLNNQELTSVQNPVAGDYLVNVHSQQLSANNQEFYMAWDIVPSNYFEWEFPNKNLILTPGESNTIRWHSNIGEAANLYYSLDAGITWKSIGSNIRLKDGAVNWEIPEGIFHKALLKIENNARSFTSDTFRISPKPDISVLYNCKENLALQWAGIEQATAYTIYAIIGNRLLPIQETEATEIVLPKQDQLPLYYSVAPVSKDGWVGQTGNVINYQMQGVGCFVKQILADKITGSTVHLQLRLSAAHLLEEMSWEKLQHQSFKKISGERVNGNNFFQRIDTVLQPGVVYYRAKLTTKSGQTIYTDTVAVDMVGSGQYFLYPNPVQDVFTLLNADYGDDIVVRIMDAKGITRRMRLLTGLRQSFDVKQLPAGQYWCVIYRKGRLEFKIPFIKL from the coding sequence ATGAAAAATATTGTTGTTAGCCATTTATTATTGATCCTAGGTTTTTTATTTCATTCCAATCACTGCATTGGTCAGTTGCAAGCTATCCACCAATCGAAAGACAGTTTATTGCAACTTTATGGCGCGGATACCACTGGCAAGAATTGGGCGAAAGGAACAATTGAAAATCTTCTCATCAAATTCAAAGAAATTCCTCCCGCGGGGCAACAATTTCCCTTCCATGTTCTAAAAAGAATCAGCCCTGTTCATTTTATTATTAATGGAAACTTCGATAACAGCTGGCAACAGAAAATCCTCTACGCTGTTCCGGCCAACTCAATGTGGAAAGCGAGTCCAGCCTTGCTGAATGCCTTACACAAAAGTACCCCGGGGCAATCTTTAAAACTGACTATCGTATTTAACAACAATCTTGAAAACCTTGATAGCAATTGGATGGGTAATGTTCAAACTATCCACTGGCATACCACTGCTCCTTATGGAATTTTCATTGTAAAAGTGAAAGACATTCCCGGGATTCTTTCTGAAAATTCTATAAAATTCTGCGACATTGCCAGGGCTCCGCAAATAGAAGGTCCCATAAAAGAAAAGGATTTCGGTTTGAATAATATAGAAAGTGCTCAATCTGCCTTCCCGAATTTCGCGAATCCACGCAGCACGATCAGCATTAAGGAAAATATGTTTGATACGACGGATATAGATTTACTATATAAACAAGTTGCCAATTCAAGGGCATCAAAAATATTTTCCTTACATGCTACAGATATGGCTGTAATCATGTCCGGTATTGGCAATAGCGGCTATCATGGAAAAGGAATTAGTCCCGGCGCCAATTTATTACCATCGAATTTTGAAGTATTACTCCCCGATGATGATGCCTTTTTCCTACACTGGCATTGCCTCTTACAAAATCATTCTTACGGGGTGGGTATCGAGAACTATTACGGGGCCGAAGCCCTTGCCTACGACCAACAAGTCAACCGCATCGATAGCCTGGTACATATATTTTCCAGCGGCAATAGCGGCACCACCACGCCCGATGCCGGTTTATATAAAGGCATTCACGGGTTTGCAAATCTTACAGGGACGTTCAAACAGGCAAAAAATGTTATTACAGTCGGTGCAACAGATCTTGACGGGCAGGTATCAACACTGAGTTCCAGGGGCCCGGGTTTCGATGGAAGGATCCAACCATTCATTGTTGCTTACGGTCCTGGAGGCACTTCCGAAGCAGCTGCGATGGTATCCGGAAGCGTCAACATCCTACAGAATGCTTACAGGTACCTATTTCAAGAATCTCCGTCTATTGCTTTGATAAAAGCCTTATTGATGAATACCGCCGACACGCCGCTCAATAACCCGCTCTCCTACCAATCGGGTTACGGTTCATTGAATACAAGGAGAGCGCTCAACAGCTTGCTGGAGCAACATTTCATAAAGGCAAGTTTAAATCCGGGCGGGAACTTTCAAAATACCATCCCTGTTCCACCGGGAACAGCCATTTTAAAAGTAAGCATTGCCTGGAACGACCCCGCGGCAAACATCGATACAGACCTCTCGCTTATAAATGATCTTGATCTACAGCTCGTAGATCCCGCTGGAAAAGTTTACCATCCCTGGGTATTAAGTTATTTTCCAAGTAAAGATTCCCTGGCTGCCAGCTCCAGGAGAGGCATTGATCATTTGAACAACCAGGAACTCACCAGTGTTCAAAACCCGGTAGCAGGAGATTACTTGGTTAACGTGCACAGTCAACAACTATCCGCGAACAATCAAGAATTTTACATGGCATGGGACATTGTTCCTAGCAATTATTTTGAGTGGGAGTTTCCGAACAAAAACTTGATCCTCACTCCCGGCGAAAGTAATACCATCCGCTGGCATTCCAATATCGGGGAAGCAGCGAATTTATATTATAGTTTAGACGCCGGTATTACCTGGAAGTCCATCGGAAGCAATATCCGGCTTAAGGACGGCGCAGTTAACTGGGAAATCCCGGAAGGGATATTTCACAAGGCATTGCTTAAAATAGAAAATAACGCCCGATCATTTACCAGCGATACATTCCGGATCAGCCCCAAACCAGATATTTCAGTTTTATATAACTGTAAAGAAAACCTAGCACTGCAATGGGCAGGTATTGAACAAGCAACGGCTTATACAATTTACGCGATCATTGGAAACCGCCTGCTTCCTATACAAGAAACCGAAGCTACTGAAATCGTCCTCCCGAAGCAAGATCAATTACCATTGTATTATTCCGTGGCGCCGGTTTCTAAAGATGGTTGGGTCGGACAAACCGGGAATGTAATCAATTATCAAATGCAGGGAGTAGGTTGTTTTGTAAAACAGATATTGGCGGATAAAATAACCGGGAGTACAGTGCATCTACAATTAAGATTGAGCGCAGCACACCTGCTGGAAGAAATGAGTTGGGAAAAATTACAGCATCAAAGCTTCAAGAAAATTTCCGGGGAGCGGGTTAACGGCAATAATTTTTTTCAAAGGATAGATACCGTATTACAACCCGGCGTGGTATATTATAGAGCTAAGCTCACTACCAAATCCGGACAAACGATTTATACAGATACGGTTGCCGTAGATATGGTAGGTAGTGGTCAATATTTTCTTTATCCCAATCCTGTACAGGATGTTTTCACATTACTCAATGCCGATTACGGGGATGACATCGTAGTTAGAATAATGGATGCAAAAGGTATAACAAGAAGAATGCGCTTACTAACGGGTTTGAGGCAGTCATTCGATGTCAAACAGCTCCCTGCCGGGCAATACTGGTGTGTTATCTATAGAAAAGGGCGGTTGGAGTTTAAAATTCCTTTTATTAAGTTATGA